From Nocardioides daedukensis, the proteins below share one genomic window:
- a CDS encoding SURF1 family cytochrome oxidase biogenesis protein, protein MSARRLLAPKFWGFHLVGIVCVVVATGLGFWQLDAWQQQREHEARDLTLVEPKPLDDVLGADDAFPGAGLGAPVLLEGEWVPEGTVYIKDRESDGKNGFWAVTPLATAAPGHPAILVVRGWAPTVEEAPAPPTGSAEFVGLLQPTEGTRGVTDDDPTDDVLPQVRLADAIQHVDQDLYGGYVVVAEETAEGDWPVGEDAVNDGTSGLEAVGPDQLPEAKASTGLRNFLYAVEWWVFGLFAGFIWWRWMKDESERVDSKP, encoded by the coding sequence GTGTCCGCCCGCCGCCTCCTTGCCCCCAAGTTCTGGGGATTTCACCTGGTGGGGATCGTCTGCGTGGTCGTCGCCACCGGTCTCGGCTTCTGGCAGCTCGACGCCTGGCAGCAGCAACGTGAGCACGAGGCCCGCGACCTGACGCTGGTCGAGCCGAAGCCGCTCGACGACGTACTCGGAGCCGACGACGCGTTCCCCGGCGCCGGCCTCGGCGCGCCGGTCCTGCTCGAGGGTGAGTGGGTGCCGGAGGGGACCGTCTACATCAAGGACCGTGAGTCCGACGGCAAGAACGGCTTCTGGGCGGTGACCCCACTGGCCACCGCCGCGCCGGGCCACCCCGCGATCCTCGTGGTCCGCGGCTGGGCCCCCACCGTCGAGGAGGCCCCGGCGCCGCCCACCGGCAGCGCGGAGTTCGTCGGGCTGCTCCAGCCGACCGAGGGCACCCGCGGGGTCACCGACGACGACCCCACGGACGACGTACTCCCGCAGGTGCGGCTCGCCGACGCCATCCAGCACGTCGACCAGGACCTCTACGGCGGCTATGTCGTGGTCGCCGAGGAGACCGCCGAGGGTGACTGGCCGGTGGGCGAGGACGCGGTCAACGACGGTACGTCGGGCCTCGAGGCGGTCGGTCCCGACCAACTGCCCGAGGCGAAGGCCTCCACCGGCCTGCGCAACTTCCTCTATGCCGTGGAGTGGTGGGTCTTCGGCCTCTTCGCCGGCTTCATCTGGTGGCGCTGGATGAAGGACGAATCCGAGCGGGTAGATTCGAAGCCGTGA
- a CDS encoding DUF3817 domain-containing protein, protein MKNPALTRYRIMATIVGVLLIVLILIGVPLANFDGSGMWGFIPSTPDLWAAGSDPQQVGEAITTYLGVAHGWLYMIFLITAFLLARQERWEIGYTVITLICGTIPVLSFWAEHRATQRVKAEDAELAADAA, encoded by the coding sequence GTGAAGAACCCCGCCCTGACCCGCTATCGCATCATGGCAACCATCGTCGGTGTCCTGTTGATCGTGCTTATCCTGATCGGCGTTCCGCTGGCGAACTTCGACGGCAGCGGCATGTGGGGCTTCATCCCGAGCACGCCTGACCTGTGGGCTGCGGGCTCGGACCCTCAGCAGGTCGGTGAGGCGATCACGACCTATCTCGGCGTGGCACACGGCTGGCTCTACATGATCTTCCTGATCACCGCGTTCCTGCTCGCGCGACAGGAGCGCTGGGAGATCGGCTACACGGTGATCACGCTGATCTGCGGCACGATCCCGGTGCTGAGCTTCTGGGCCGAGCACCGTGCGACGCAGCGAGTGAAGGCGGAAGACGCCGAGCTCGCCGCCGACGCCGCCTGA
- a CDS encoding peptidylprolyl isomerase, with product MADLQATLKTNKGDITINLFPNHAPLTVENFVGLAEGTKDYTDDAGRSGEKYYDGLIFHRVISGFMIQGGCPLGQGIGGPGYDFKDEFHPELQFNKPYLLAMANAGPGTNGSQFFITLGPTPHLNNKHTIFGEVADQASRDVVDAIGTTPTGRQDRPVEDMVIISVEITRS from the coding sequence ATGGCTGACCTCCAGGCCACCCTGAAGACCAACAAGGGTGACATCACGATCAACCTCTTCCCGAACCACGCCCCGCTCACGGTGGAGAACTTCGTCGGCCTTGCCGAGGGAACCAAGGACTACACCGACGACGCCGGCCGCTCGGGCGAGAAGTACTACGACGGCCTGATCTTCCACCGGGTCATCTCCGGCTTCATGATCCAGGGCGGTTGCCCGCTCGGCCAGGGCATCGGCGGACCCGGCTACGACTTCAAGGACGAGTTCCACCCGGAGCTGCAGTTCAACAAGCCCTACCTGCTGGCGATGGCCAACGCCGGTCCGGGCACCAACGGCTCGCAGTTCTTCATCACCCTGGGCCCGACGCCGCACCTGAACAACAAGCACACGATCTTCGGCGAGGTGGCCGACCAGGCGTCGCGCGACGTCGTCGACGCGATCGGCACCACCCCCACCGGTCGGCAGGACCGACCGGTCGAGGACATGGTCATCATCTCGGTCGAGATCACCCGCTCCTGA